In the Oreochromis aureus strain Israel breed Guangdong linkage group 14, ZZ_aureus, whole genome shotgun sequence genome, one interval contains:
- the or55e1 gene encoding olfactory receptor 51E2, protein MLEAPLSRNFSHSTFVLRGFPSLQKHRRLLALPFSASYLLVLLGNSLLVYVVRSVESLHSPMYLLICTLCFVDMLVVTTIIPNMLLGFLFNWNEISLVGCLTQMFFTHFMSSVESTLLLAMALDRYVAICRPLRYNEIINSSMLVRLVLFTLVRSVSIMATLVGLAGSLQFCGSNVIQHCYCDHMALVSLACDSTSRSGAAGLAVIICFVGLDIPIIFFSYMKILSVVLRSAAAGEDRRKAFHTCSTHLIVMMCFYLVGSITFLSHNLNIPIPTDINNSMGLMYILFPATINPIIYGVRTKEIRVSLKTSCKTFCLKSNCW, encoded by the exons ATGTTGGAGGCACCGCTGAGCAGAAACTTCTCCCACAGCACATTTGTGTTACGAGGGTTTCCCTCGCTGCAGAAACACCGCCGGCTGCTGGCGCTGCCATTTAGCGCCTCCTACCTGTTGGTGCTGCTCGGAAACTCGCTGCTGGTGTACGTCGTCCGCAGCGTGGAGAGTCTGCACAGCCCCATGTACCTCCTCATTTGCACGCTCTGCTTTGTTGACATGCTGGTTGTGACAACCATCATCCCCAACATGCTCCTTGGCTTTCTGTTCAACTGGAATGAGATTTCATTGGTCGGCTGCTTGACTCAAATGTTCTTCACTCATTTCATGTCCTCAGTGGAGTCGACCCTGTTGCTGGCAATGGCGCTGGACCGCTACGTCGCCATCTGCCGGCCACTGCGCTACAATGAAATAATTAACTCCTCCATGCTGGTGAGGCTAGTGCTCTTCACGCTGGTGCGCAGCGTCTCCATCATGGCGACGCTCGTAGGTTTGGCAGGTTCTCTGCAGTTCTGTGGTTCCAACGTAATCCAGCACTGCTACTGCGACCACATGGCGCTGGTCAGCCTGGCATGTGACAGCACAAGCAGGAGCGGTGCAGCTGGCCTTGCTGTCATCATCTGCTTTGTAGGACTTGACATACCAATTATTTTCTTCTCTTATATGAAGATACTGAGCGTGGTCTTGCGATCAGCGGCAGCCGGTGAAGACCGCAGGAAAGCTTTTCACACCTGCAGCACTCACCTCATTGTTATGATGTGTTTTTACCTGGTGGGCAGCATCACCTTCCTCTCTCACAACCTGAACATCCCCATACCAACAGACATCAACAATTCCATGGGACTCATGTACATCCTTTTCCCAGCAACAATCAACCCTATCATCTACGGAGTACGAACCAAAGAAATCCG CGTCAGTCTGAAAACCTCCTGCAAGACATTTTGTCTGAAGTCTAACTGTTGGTGA